Part of the Vidua macroura isolate BioBank_ID:100142 chromosome 27, ASM2450914v1, whole genome shotgun sequence genome, TttgggtgctcccagccccgctGTCACCACAGACAGACGAGCGGTGTCCTCGGGCTGTCCCCACGCAGGGTGCCCACCCATGGAGGAGCCTGTTGTCCCCCACATGAAGATGTGGCGTCCCTCCATGGGCACCTCGGGGACCCCAGGTTGTCCCTCCTGTGGCCCTCAGAGGCTCTTGGATCGAACATGCACGAAGAGCGTGGCGGGGGACAGGGACGCCCCGTCCTTGGAGAGCAGGTGGATGTGGCGGTACCCTGGGGACACGCGGGGGCTCAGCGAGTGGCAGGGGCTGTCCCCGTCCCCGGAGGGCAGCGGGGTGGCACCTGCACCCACCTTGGCGCatgctgggcaggggcagcgtGAACTGCCCCACGAAGTCGTTGCAGGAGGTGCTGTCGTAGTCCTCCACCACAAAGCGCACCAGGGCCAGCTCGGGCACCCGCACCTGGAACCGCAGCGTCTCCTCCCAGCGCGGGTTGAAACCTGCGGCAccggcgcggggggggggggggtgagtGGGTGTGGCCACCGGGGCTACCGGGGCCACCCAGTGCCCCACAGGGACCAGCAGGACCCCCGGGCACTGCCCCTGCCCCGGCTGAGCTGCCATCCTGCACTGGGAGATGTGAGGACTGGGGGTGATGCTGGGGCCACAGTGGGGTGTACTGGGGAAAAGGGAGTCATACTGGTACTGGACTGGGCTATACTGGGAGAATGGGGGTTGTACAGTGACTGTGGTGGAGTATACTGAAGGGATGGGATCATACCGGGACTCTGATGGGATATACTGGGGGAATGGAGGTTATactggagctgagctggaccATACTGGGAGAATGGAGGTAACACTGGGGCCGTGGTGGGGTACACTGGGAGAATGGGGGTCATACTGGGAAGAATGGGCATCACACTGGGCTTGGGCTGGGTGTACTGGAGACCGTaagggagcagcactgggagaaCTGGAACATGATGGACCCTGCCACGGGTGGGaatctggctgtgctggggaggggacatTGTGGTGTGTGGAGGGCACTGGGATGTCCTAGGCACTGGGATGTCCTGGGCACTGGTTCAACTGGCAGTGAGTGGGCTGTGGGTACCCAAGGCACTGTCCCTCACAGGGATTAGGGTGCCCCTGGCATCAAGGTGTCCCTGGATCAGGGTGCCCTGGGTTGTTCCCAGGTGTCCTGAGGGACACTGGGTgtcctggagcatccctggagaTAGGGTTCCCGGGGGTGTCTGCAGGGATTAGGGTGCTCCAAGGGACCCTGGGGACCCAGCTGTCCTTGGATTCGGGCAGTAATAGGGCTGTGAGAGGTAATAGGTAATTGGATGTCCCTGGGGGTTGGGTGCCCTGGAGTGTCCCCATGGTGcccaggggtgtccctgggcGTGCCCAGGTGCCAGCACTCACCGTTGTTGAGCTTGTGGTGGGTTTGTTGCTTGGCGCAGTCAGCCGGGATCCCATGGATCTCCACGCGCACGAAGGGATCCACGATGGAGCTGCCCTTGTCCCTGTTCAGCttgggcagctgctgtgctgtgatcACCTGTGGCACAGGGGACCAGGGCACAGGGACCATGAGGGGCCCGGGAGATGTGGGTGTGGGGAAAGGACTGGTGTCCCCAGGAGAAGGGACGTGGGTGGCACTTgactggggctggggacacggtgaAAGGAGGGAGGTGGCTGATGCCACCCAGTGGCTGACACCAGCTGGATTTGGGGACAGGCTTGGTGTCACCCAGGAGAAGCGTCATGCGTGGCAGAGTCAGGAGTGCGgatgggatgaggaggagggaggtggCTGGTACCATCCAGGAGAAGGAACATAGGTGGCACatggctggggacaaggtggtgTCCCCAGAAGGGAGCAGATGGCACCGAGCCAGGAGTGGGGATGGGGTGAAGAGGAGGGAGGTGGTTGGTACCACACATGAGAAGGAACATGAGGGACATGTGCCTGGGTCCTCAGGAGAAGGGATGTGGGTGGCACTTGGCTGGGACTGGGGATGgagtggggaggagggaggtggCTGATACCAGCTGGATTTGGGGACAGGATTGGCATCACCTGGGAAAAGACGCAGGTGGCACCTGGCCAGGCATTGGAATGTCATGGGTGTGACCCAGCAGGGACATGGGTGGCACCCAGCCAGGCCTGGGGACAGGCTCGTGGGGTGTCCTCACCCTGATGTGCAGTGCCAGGCGGCGGGACCCCTCCCCGGGGGGGCTGCGCAGGCAGAGGGGCTTCAGGACGTAACCACAGCGCCCGTTGGGCAGGAAGCGCCCGGCGTTCAGGTCCATCTCGTAGCCCGGCGTCTGGAAGTTGAGCGCCActgtggggacagcgggacGGGGTGTCAGGGGGGGTGACGGCTCCAGGGGCAGGTGCCAGGTTGGGGGGCCTGGGGGTCTcacccagctggcagccagcatTCCACATCTCCTGGGGGTTGTAGTTGGCAGAGTTCATCTTGAGCCCCAGCGGGTACACGCGGCTGAGCTGGCGGGCGTTGTACCGGACCAGCGCTGGGCCTGCGGGGGGACACGGCTCAGCGGGGCCGCTGCACCCTCgagtgctgctgggggcccCCAGCAGAGGGTGACGTGTGACCTTGAACCCAGACCCTGGGTTCAGACCCCAAACCTGGATCTTGACCTTGGACCCCTGACCCCAACTTCTGACCCTTGATCTGATCTTGACCCCACACTTTGACTTTAgacccctgaccccaaaccttGACTATGGAACCCAGACCCTGACCCCAGATCTTGATCCTGATCCCTGGACTTCAGACTCCAAACCCAGACCCCCAACCCTGACCTAGATCCTAATCCTTGACTCCAGACACTGACTCTGGCCCCACACACTGAGCCTGGACCCCAGACCCTGAACACTGACTCAGATCTTCATCTCAGGCCCTGACCTCAGATTCTGACCCTGACCCCCAGCCCTTGACCCCAGACCTCAGTGCCTGGACCCTGACCCAGACCTTACTCCCAGCCCCAGGCCCTGGACCCAGATGCCACATCCTAAATCCTGATCCCAGACCTTGATCCTGGTCAGACCCAACCCTGGCCTCTGGCCCCAGGCAGGCCCTGCCAGCAGACCCCAGTCCCACCCATCTGGGGCAGCCTGGGTGAGGCCAGTGTGACCCTGAGCACTCATGGAGCCaccctggagacagagcccaTCACTCTCAGCCCTTCCTGCATCCCAGTGACTCAGGAGTATGgacccaccctgtccccatctggTGGCCCTCACCTGCCTCCTTGATGAGCTTCCGTGCCTTCCTCTCGCTGAAGGAGGAcatctggcagggctgggggtggcgCAGGGCCTGGGCCAGCCCGGGGAAGGGGACAGCCTGGCAGTACACCACCAGTGCCgacagctctggggacacctgcGACGCGTCCTTGGCCTGCAGGAGCCACCGTGGCATCAGGGACAGCCTGGCCCTGGTGCCCACCTGCCAGTCTGAGTGTCTGCAGACCTCCCCTCCCCCACTTGTGCTGAGTGCTGAGACCCCCAAGACCATGGAGACCCTGATGCAGTGGAGATCCCAAGGGGTGCAGATCCTGAGGCAGTGGAATGACGGACCAGGGGCTGATGGGGAACCCAAGCAGGTTGAGAACCTGAAGTCATGGAGAACCCAAGGGGATGGACAGCCCGAGATGTTACAGACCCCAAGATGAGGGAGACTCCAAAGTGCTGGAGAACCTGAGGTGATGGGCACCCCGAGATAATGGGATACTTGAGGCGACAGAGACCCCAAAGTGATGCCGACCCCAACAGGTCACTCTGGATGTGATGAAAGCCCAACACGATGGAGAACTCGAGGTGACAGAGAAATCAAAGTGTTGGAAACCCCAGACACAGGCCACCCAGCCCAACAGGAAGAGGGAGGCACAGCTGAGGGGTCCCCAAGCTCTGTCCCCTCTTCCAGGCAGtgacagctgctctctgctcccacagcacCCGCCCTGtcagcccccccagctccagcccatcaCCCACCTGCAGAGGTTTGATCTCCTGCAGCGACTGCAGCGACTGaaagaggagggagcagggctgcagaggccatggcagagctggcagtgctcaGCTGGGACTGTGCCAGGATGCCATGGTCCCCTGGCACCACCAGGATGCTCTGATCCATCAGGACCACCAGGATGCCATGGTCCCCCAGAATCACATCCCTGGGGAAGTGTCTTACCCGCCGGGGGCTTCTCTCCtgcaccttctcctcctcttcttcctcctcctcctcttcctcctcctcgggGTCCAGAAGGGAAGTGACACCCTGTggctcctgccacagctctggcagcttCTTGCCCTTCACCAGGatcttttccttcagctgctaCAGAAGGCAGGTTCGAGCTCAGGGTttggaggggacatggggacagtgcAGTGGGCACACAGGTGGCCTTACCTCCGGTGAGGGGAGATCGTGGGGGTCCTGCCCCTGCAGGGGCTGTGTCAGCAGCCTGTCCCCCAGGATGGCCTTCATGTGCCGGGCCATGGTggcctgctgctccagcccacaGTGGTTCTCCAGGGACAGGATGACGGGGTAGGGGGATTTCTGGGCATGGGGACGGGCAGCCCTCAGCACCTGGCACCCTGCACCGGGCAccccccagggctgccacccGCTCTCACCTCGAAGGCGGAGTCGCGGATGCTCTCGATGACGTCGCGGAAGAGGATTTTGGAGGTGAGTGTGTGGCCGTGGTAGACGACAGGCTCCCCGTCTGAGCCCTCCCAGCAGTCCAGCTCCACACAGCGGCACCCTGCCCTCAGCGCCCTGCCACCACAGCAGCACCGGCTCAGTCCCTGTCACCCTGGAGCCACGGGACCTTCTGGGGCTCCACGGGACCGGGGACACGCACCTGACATAGGCCTCGGTGCTGCTGGTGCCGCCGATCTGGTTGCGGGTCAGGTAGGTGTTGTGGGAGGAGGAGATGAAGTAGTGGCTCAGGGGCTGGCTCATGTCCTGGTGCACCTTGGTGTGCTCCTGGTTGAGGATGTCACCGGCGGCCGAGAGCAGGTACATCATGAAGCCGTCCAGCATCATCAGGTCCTGCTGCTTGGCTGCGGGACACGGTGGCAGGTGTCACAGAGGGTGGCATGGTGCTAGCAGGGTGGCACCCTGAGAACTTTCCCTGCTTGaaggtcccagcagtgccatgcTCACCCCTGACCTGGCACTGTGGCACCAAGGGACATGTAGGTTCCCTCCAGTGTCCCATCTCCATCCTGATGTCACTCATCCTGCTGGTGCCACATTCACTCTGGACGTGGCATGGTGACACCCATGAAGTGT contains:
- the PLCD3 gene encoding LOW QUALITY PROTEIN: 1-phosphatidylinositol 4,5-bisphosphate phosphodiesterase delta-3 (The sequence of the model RefSeq protein was modified relative to this genomic sequence to represent the inferred CDS: inserted 3 bases in 2 codons), translated to MWLLPVPPRGRPRSRPGRPAPVQPQXPDLRRRPARLHRPGAPGVPGATEPPGAPGXPAAPRAPEPRERREYRRYRGYRGSRVMICGRKARPAAEQLRAPSEGAGGSRRPGRALKKMGLTEDEDVQRMLQGSLLWKVKAKGGSRARLFRLQEDGVTVCFEGRFRHARSPQSFSVAHIEGVREGRQSEGLRKHGAAFPERHCFTLAFKGRRKNLDLAARGEEDARHWVQGLTKLMGRLQAMSQMEKLDHWIHGVLQRADRNKDNKMSFREVKSMLRMLNIDMDDVYASKLFKECDHSGNERLEGRELEEFCRRLLRRPELEELFGRYSGEDRVLSAEELQDFLRDQGEDSSLRQARSIIRTYELNEKAKQQDLMMLDGFMMYLLSAAGDILNQEHTKVHQDMSQPLSHYFISSSHNTYLTRNQIGGTSSTEAYVRALRAGCRCVELDCWEGSDGEPVVYHGHTLTSKILFRDVIESIRDSAFEKSPYPVILSLENHCGLEQQATMARHMKAILGDRLLTQPLQGQDPHDLPSPEQLKEKILVKGKKLPELWQEPQGVTSLLDPEEEEEEEEEEEEEKVQERSPRRSLQSLQEIKPLQAKDASQVSPELSALVVYCQAVPFPGLAQALRHPQPCQMSSFSERKARKLIKEAGPALVRYNARQLSRVYPLGLKMNSANYNPQEMWNAGCQLVALNFQTPGYEMDLNAGRFLPNGRCGYVLKPLCLRSPPGEGSRRLALHIRVITAQQLPKLNRDKGSSIVDPFVRVEIHGIPADCAKQQTHHKLNNGFNPRWEETLRFQVRVPELALVRFVVEDYDSTSCNDFVGQFTLPLPSMRQGYRHIHLLSKDGASLSPATLFVHVRSKSL